Proteins encoded by one window of Aspergillus puulaauensis MK2 DNA, chromosome 4, nearly complete sequence:
- a CDS encoding protein-arginine deiminase domain-containing protein (COG:S;~EggNog:ENOG410PUPW;~InterPro:IPR004303,IPR013530,IPR036556;~PFAM:PF03068;~SECRETED:SignalP(1-21);~go_component: GO:0005737 - cytoplasm [Evidence IEA];~go_function: GO:0004668 - protein-arginine deiminase activity [Evidence IEA];~go_function: GO:0005509 - calcium ion binding [Evidence IEA];~go_process: GO:0018101 - protein citrullination [Evidence IEA]) has translation MRLTPSNLGLVALATLPSALAALHPDIRADTNRDGGVDISGNSDVSNKAVWSASSGAIFLPNIGDTTGRCPKTDLNGGKLSNDELAYCNDASGDVLLSPKYVAPLRTVPMKDLSSDAYGYVYATPDAAYQRVRLFLKGNGDSGDSTAWTLLDERFRLNATQLQEGLVLGLDSRELVKDSDIWDGNVVVKLDVFSGKDSGSDAVALKLAPVLTHHHLQKVDTLISVAGESDAQRRFLSDLNDGRREAGIQTPTLLLNGTENEDIWAQDFLEPAYASMPGPDGPISIRIVLRSAQSTRVAGRQVFHSLRGEGIGGFQPGPGFGHEEINSFGNVETTPPYTSKSGVVYKSGRIITGKHFNQLPADSMLTFLNSQKVQEPLILETGWLLVGHVDEFVQFLPFDNERGWTIGIADTIAAMKLLQDASKSGHGDVHAISFNRTSDAVDEGLADPEDLELTIDDLLANKTFQQVNKYAQRHIDANLGILLSEVDLPLEQVIRVPTLFKTSNFNFPPNHLPPHTGPVLAGEFQLVSFLPATVNGVVLGKHYVSPKPWGPVVEGDDIMAKASRQAYARANMSISFVDDYLSHHVVGGEVHCGSNTLREADVTWWS, from the coding sequence ATGCGATTGACGCCCTCGAACCTGggcctcgtcgccctcgcAACACTCCCTTCTGCTCTTGCAGCCCTCCACCCCGACATCCGCGCCGACACGAACCGTGACGGTGGCGTCGACATCTCAGGCAACTCGGACGTATCTAATAAAGCTGTCTGGTCGGCATCAAGCGGCGCGATTTTCCTGCCGAACATCGGTGATACCACTGGCCGATGTCCAAAGACGGATCTGAACGGGGGAAAACTCAGTAATGATGAGCTCGCATACTGCAACGATGCATCGGGCGATGTGCTTTTGTCACCAAAGTATGTGGCGCCCTTGAGGACTGTTCCTATGAAAGACCTTTCATCCGATGCGTATGGGTATGTCTATGCGACGCCAGACGCGGCGTACCAGCGAGTTAGGCTGTTTCTTAAGGGGAACGGGGATAGTGGAGATTCGACAGCGTGGACATTGCTTGATGAGCGGTTTCGACTCAATGCAACACAGCTCCAGGAGGGCCTTGTACTTGGCCTCGATAGTCGGGAGTTGGTGAAGGATAGTGATATCTGGGATGGAAACGTGGTTGTTAAGCTGGATGTCTTTAGTGGAAAGGATTCCGGGAGTGATGCCGTTGCACTCAAACTCGCGCCGGTCCTAACgcaccaccatctccagaaAGTCGATACCCTTATCAGTGTCGCTGGGGAGAGCGATGCGCAACGACGATTCCTTTCGGATCTCAACGATGGCCGCCGCGAAGCCGGGATACAGACGCCAACGCTTCTCCTCAACGGTACCGAGAACGAGGATATTTGGGCCCAAGATTTCTTGGAGCCTGCGTACGCTAGTATGCCCGGTCCGGATGGGCCAATCTCAATACGTATCGTGCTGCGCTCAGCACAGTCTACCAGGGTGGCTGGTCGACAGGTCTTTCACTCGCTCCGCGGTGAAGGCATCGGCGGATTCCAGCCAGGTCCTGGGTTCGGGCACGAGGAGATCAACTCGTTCGGGAATGTCGAGACCACCCCGCCGTATACGTCCAAGTCTGGGGTGGTTTACAAATCGGGTCGAATTATCACGGGAAAACATTTCAACCAGTTGCCTGCTGACTCGATGCTTACCTTCCTCAACAGCCAGAAAGTCCAGGAGCCGCTCATCCTCGAGACGGGGTGGCTTTTGGTCGGCCATGTTGACGAGTTTGTGCAGTTTCTCCCATTTGACAATGAACGAGGTTGGACTATTGGTATCGCCGATACTATTGCTGCAATGAAGCTGCTGCAAGATGCGAGTAAGAGTGGTCATGGTGATGTGCATGCGATTTCATTCAACCGTACATCAGACGCCGTCGACGAGGGGCTGGCTGATCCCGAGGACCTCGAGTTAACCATCGACGATCTCCTAGCTAATAAGACATTTCAACAAGTCAACAAGTATGCGCAACGCCATATCGATGCTAATCTGGGTATCCTGCTATCGGAGGTAGATTTGCCATTAGAGCAGGTCATTCGCGTACCTACACTATTCAAAACCTCCAACTTTAACTTCCCCCCCAACCACCTCCCACCCCACACAGGACCGGTCTTGGCCGGGGAGTTCCAGCTAGTGTCCTTTCTACCGGCAACGGTAAATGGTGTGGTGCTTGGGAAGCACTATGTTTCACCGAAGCCTTGGGGCCCGGTCGTTGAGGGGGATGATATCATGGCAAAGGCTTCACGGCAGGCGTACGCAAGAGCCAATATGTCTATTAGCTTTGTTGACGATTACCTCTCGCATCATGTTGTTGGCGGCGAGGTTCACTGCGGCTCAAATACACTGAGAGAGGCTGATGTTACTTGGTGGAGTTAG
- a CDS encoding Zn(II)2Cys6 transcription factor (COG:K;~EggNog:ENOG410PXF4;~InterPro:IPR001138,IPR021858,IPR036864;~PFAM:PF00172,PF11951;~go_function: GO:0000981 - DNA-binding transcription factor activity, RNA polymerase II-specific [Evidence IEA];~go_function: GO:0008270 - zinc ion binding [Evidence IEA];~go_process: GO:0006355 - regulation of transcription, DNA-templated [Evidence IEA]) has translation MTPPNATRNLTLGPQCWACRERRVRCGSETPGCLKCAVKGVDCPGYGHTRPLRWRKPQSPRKFSKNQTGEGSLTKVCPVVLSPKSLQLEHEILYFNERVAPDLVVMDSSSNPFRYPLKLSAQTPAYFNYIYASISTCHRIIQRYYGNMHMYRTQSTGMTVSTKSTPSLTGPDEAALYHYRASALKGLNEALSKATRSPPNIDILGGVMLILHSQLQQAAYGQWRIHLDGFKKLIEFYGGCEHLLKDDIPASIILANVLIIDVMSNTTTPVHFMTQGTLRWHSAYLGILPRMDHDLVPTPTPIPLHVLKAVTMVNIVRARSHQTRSELGRYPNFTFSLVLAELGISLETGKTVEWLGGSSANYDGTNVQTPDHVLFADSYQSAVIIYATEAYMLISENSLHEVANTIRDSAYTSLMTALRVLFELKDKTQSGEAYWKFIFWPLAIAGVQSVVARHHRGDFEYICTKLYEMTAALGSHCMRDAAIFLEHLWMETSDSGADGHPLTWDEIFKDAPLFLL, from the exons ATGACACCACCAAATGCGACCCGAAATCTGACCCTTGGACCTCAGTGCTGGGCCTGTCGCGAAAGACGTGTGCGATGTGGATCGGAGACTCCAGGGTGCTTGAAGTGTGCAGTTAAGGGGGTTGACTGCCCGGGATATGGCCATACAAGACCGTTGCGCTGGAGAAAGCCACAGAGCCCCCGCAAGTTTAGCAAAAATCAGACAGGAGAAG GATCCCTGACTAAGGTTTGCCCTGTGGTGTTATCTCCGAAGAGCTTACAACTTGAGCATGAGATTTTATATT TTAATGAGCGAGTTGCCCCCGACTTAGTCGTGATGGACTCTTCGTCCAATCCATTTCGGTATCCACTGAAGTTATCTGCTCAAACTCCCGcatactttaattatatctatGCTTCCATCAGTACCTGTCATCGCATAATCCAACGCTACTATGGTAATATGCACATGTACCGCACTCAATCGACAGGAATGACCGTTTCGACCAAGTCAACTCCTTCACTAACAGGCCCCGACGAAGCAGCACTCTACCACTATCGCGCGTCAGCTCTCAAAGGCCTCAACGAAGCACTGTCTAAAGCAACAAGAAGCCCACCAAATATTGACATTTTAGGTGGGGTTATGCTAATCCTACACTCTCAG TTACAACAAGCCGCCTATGGACAATGGCGAATCCACCTAGATGGATTTAAGAAGCTCATTGAATTTTACGGTGGATGCGAACATCTCTTAAAAGACGACATACCTGCTAGTATCATTCTCGCAAACGTGTTGATCATCGATGTAATGtcaaacaccaccaccccTGTACACTTCATGACGCAAGGCACACTCAGGTGGCACTCGGCGTATTTGGGCATCCTACCTCGTATGGATCACGATCTAGTTCCAACCCCGACTCCGATTCCACTTCATGTACTAAAAGCGGTCACTATGGTCAACATCGTCAGAGCCAGGTCGCACCAAACTAGAAGCGAGCTGGGCAGGTACCCGAACTTTACTTTCTCCTTGGTATTGGCGGAACTAGGTATCTCGCTTGAGACTGGAAAAACCGTTGAATGGCTTGGTGGAAGCTCGGCAAACTACGACGGGACAAATGTCCAAACACCTGACCATGTTCTATTTGCGGACTCCTATCAGTCTGCAGTCATAATTTACGCCACAGAGGCATACATGCTCATTTCCGAGAACAGCCTACATGAGGTCGCAAACACTATCCGAGACTCCGCCTACACCTCCTTGATGACCGCGCTGCGGGTCTTATTTGAGCTAAAAGACAAGACACAAAGCGGGGAGGCCTACTGGAAATTCATCTTCTGGCCGCTAGCAATCGCAGGTGTCCAAAGCGTTGTGGCAAGGCACCACCGAGGAGATTTTGAGTATATCTGCACTAAGCTGTACGAAATGACAGCTGCTCTCGGGTCCCACTGCATGCGAGATGCTGCGATATTTCTCGAGCATCTGTGGATGGAAACATCTGACTCGGGGGCAGATGGGCACCCGTTAACATGGGATGAGATATTCAAAGACGCGCCATTATTTCTTCTCTAA
- the psf3 gene encoding DNA replication protein PSF3 (BUSCO:EOG09264O2D;~COG:L;~EggNog:ENOG410PNMZ;~InterPro:IPR038437,IPR021151,IPR010492,IPR036224;~PFAM:PF05916): protein MSYYEIDSILTDAQKLPCTFELDVPGLGILEGNPGENIKAGTRIDLPLWLGEMLSIGARLGTSRLVTLDIPSALSERVTNALKADPRTVDLRSLAPNYYRLSERVLELFEEEEMVDILSTTFKKRAAEIADHAHNPKGALGDGVEFLQGLDETERRLFRVAHDSAKETRIWAGEAKKR from the exons ATGTCTTACTATGAAATTGACTCAATCTTGACAGATGCTCAA AAATTGCCATGCACATTTGAACTGGATGTGCCAGGGCTTGGCATTTTAGAAGGCAACCCAGGAGAGAAT ATTAAAGCGGGAACCCGGATTGATCTACCATTATGGCTGGGTGAGATGCTTTCTATCGG TGCGCGACTAGGGACTTCCCGGCTGGTTACGCTTGATATACCGTCTGCGCTGTCAGAGCGAGTAACGAATGCTTTGAAGGCGGACCCAAGGACCGTCGACCTACGCTCGTTGGCACCGAACTATTACCGCCTGAGTGAACGAGTCCTAGAGCTTttcgaagaggaggagatggttgataTTTTGAGCACT ACTTTCAAAAAGCGCGCTGCCGAGATTGCTGACCATGCACATAACCCGAAGGGTGCTCTTGGAGATGGCGTGGAGTTCTTAcagggcttggatgagaCAGAACGACGGT TATTCCGTGTCGCTCATGATAGTGCTAAAGAGACGCGCATTTGGGCGGGAGAAGCCAAAAAGAGATGA
- a CDS encoding uncharacterized protein (COG:S;~EggNog:ENOG410PP8G;~InterPro:IPR012943;~PFAM:PF07989;~go_component: GO:0005815 - microtubule organizing center [Evidence IEA]) codes for MEGNAQRRRSGSGQTSTPSSLRNCLYPPSPAATIESGSKSLRHSSKSKNKPEPSRPPPAFNRVKGRINMESPTKMGSEVPWLQDTSPTNRNPRTPLRSRSQTPDPNASFVNPSSALLQDLLKEQRASRGARTGGLEELENSPQRTPEWCQSQSRSNSQDELGSEKQKASKMLSNGSVRRPPEMGVRETDQYISKISKQNFDLKLEIFYRVQQLSTLEKKLERMDELEDEVQRMRGLEDEVQELRAAQADNQRLLETNEQLQQELDKRDQAVTEAVDLICQLEARMEELGMDLDVSNPSATYPPHGGDSGIATPRNASTVDIPERTSSRGGVRRSERRQVSSGSRILQRAPSFLLGESKSTAALRSLYVEMDDNPLPEPAAITKSESMNSMAETTEPESPRLSALSECSELNINDSPIVEDAFDQIDIPVRRNEICAQDANLSSSTIVKSPRDLVRIDRWDPMEAGNSFNWSGTQQRNRRLSDVFKEPETSSPNSSFNSSSKSKMESIFGSARLPPTPDTMVTGYPGWANSSSNSTIADKGQSDQKQCLSRPRSVDELTTKRGSINCEPRESMDTNISKVTLPRSNLDEREEDPAILPLNSIQIPYGYPENHGIFPGDFDRVLDRMNKEYYSPSRKTSRDETASLTADDWIEAGRPGTQNRTEPLPIDSRVVRTRAPSQCSFLGRRHSIDSAVWEPTLPIIQTLNPRALEEDRDDEPAPETAGPEPEQRRRTSLLPQFFSRSGTSRRLQPSPMSDPVDMDDGAPSPVVRKTRNQPSKGPRPLSGQACDFGASGPTYAEEGMARSFTEANLSSSYNSATTSRPSTSNGGKDHKRRGSLGLFGWMKGASASLKKSDAVSINPPSSTKSDFPITPATTSAAASTRASSRIATHDNVTFAPGQEPTKPAAAEPVVEEFATRTRHPTRSEEPADEHGRRPRYMERRSRRT; via the exons ATGGAAGGAAATGCACAACGGCGGCGCTCCGGCTCAGGACAAACTTCTACTCCGTCTTCCTTGCGGAACTGCTTATATCCTCCCTCGCCAGCCGCGACAATTGAGAGCGGGAGCAAGTCTCTGAGACATAGTTCCAAATCAAAAA ATAAACCGGAACCCTCCAGACCTCCTCCTGCGTTTAACCGAGTCAAGGGCAGAATCAACATGGAATCCCCAACAAAAATGGGCAGTG AAGTGCCGTGGCTTCAGGATACAAGCCCCACGAACAGAAATCCACGGACGCCTCTCAGATCAAGATCTC AGACACCAGACCCGAACGCTTCATTCGTGAACCCATCATCCGCCCTGCTTCAGGATTTGCTAAAGGAACAACGTGCGAGCCGAGGAGCCCGGACAGGTgggttggaggagctggaaaaTAGCCCACAGCGTACACCGGAGTGGTGCCAATCACAATCTCGATCCAACTCGCAGGACGAGCTCGGTTCCGAGAAACAGAAAGCCAGCAAGATGTTATCGAATGGCAGTGTTAGACGGCCCCCGGAAATGGGAGTCAGAGAAACGGACCAG tatatctcGAAAATCAGCAAGCAGAATTTCGACCTGAAACTGGAGATCTTTTATCGTGTGCAGCAACTATCAACGTTAGAAAAGAAGTTGGAACGGATGGATGaactggaggatgaggtcCAACGCATGCGTGgactggaggatgaggtgcAGGAGCTTAGGGCGGCTCAGGCAGATAACCAAAGACTCCTAGAAACCAACGAACAACTACAGCAGGAGCTCGACAAGCGAGACCAGGCTGTTACTGAAGCTGTGGACTTAATATGTCAACTCGAGGCGAGAATGGAGGAGCTTGGTATGGACCTGGACGTTTCAAACCCTTCGGCTACATATCCTCCCCATGGTGGTGACTCTGGCATTGCTACACCCAGGAACGCCTCCACGGTCGACATTCCAGAAAGGACATCCTCCAGGGGCGGCGTTAGACGGTCTGAACGTCGCCAAGTCTCCTCGGGTTCCCGGATTCTTCAACGTGCGCCGTCTTTCTTACTCGGAGAAAGCAAGAGCACAGCAGCCCTACGCAGTCTTTATGTTGAGATGGATGATAATCCGCTCCCTGAACCGGCTGCCATCACGAAATCTGAGAGTATGAACTCTATGGCTGAGACGACAGAACCGGAGTCGCCGAGGCTGAGTGCTTTAAGCGAGTGCAGCGAACTGAATATCAACGATAGTCCGATCGTCGAAGATGCATTTGATCAAATCGATATTCCGGTACGCCGAAACGAGATATGTGCTCAAGATGCGAACCTTTCCTCATCCACGATAGTCAAATCCCCTCGCGATTTGGTCCGTATAGACCGATGGGACCCGATGGAAGCAGGCAATTCCTTCAACTGGAGCGGTACACAACAGAGGAATCGACGTCTATCAGACGTCTTCAAAGAACCTGAGACCTCAAGTCCCAACAGTTCATTCAATAGCTCCAGCAAATCTAAGATGGAGAGTATTTTTGGAAGCGCGCGGCTTCCTCCAACACCTGACACTATGGTTACAGGATACCCAGGGTGGGCGAATAGCTCATCAAACAGTACCATCGCAGACAAGGGCCAGTCAGACCAAAAACAATGCCTGTCCCGTCCTCGCTCAGTAGATGAACTGACAACTAAACGGGGCTCAATCAACTGCGAGCCCAGAGAAAGCATGGATACAAACATAAGCAAGGTTACACTGCCACGGTCCAATCTTGACGAACGGGAGGAAGATCCTGCAATCCTCCCCCTGAACAGCATTCAGATTCCATACGGCTACCCTGAGAATCATGGGATCTTCCCCGGAGACTTCGATAGGGTCCTCGACCGGATGAACAAGGAGTACTACTCCCCATCTAGGAAAACATCTCGCGACGAAACGGCGAGCCTGACAGCCGATGACTGGATCGAGGCGGGCCGTCCCGGCACCCAGAACCGAACAGAGCCCCTCCCAATTGACTCTCGAGTCGTCCGTACACGTGCCCCCAGCCAATGCTCCTTCCTAGGTCGTCGACACAGCATTGATTCTGCAGTCTGGGAACCCACCCTACCCATCATCCAAACGCTGAATCCGCGCGCTCTGGAGGAGGATCGTGATGATGAACCAGCACCTGAGACAGCGGGCCCCGAGCCCGAGCAGCGCCGTAGAACCAGCCTCCTCCCACAATTCTTCAGTCGCTCCGGAACCTCTCGTCGGCTCCAACCATCTCCCATGTCTGATCCCGTTGACATGGACGATGGTGCACCCTCGCCTGTCGTCCGTAAGACGAGGAATCAACCATCTAAGGGCCCCCGTCCATTATCCGGCCAAGCTTGCGACTTTGGCGCCTCCGGGCCAACATACGCCGAAGAGGGCATGGCCCGTTCCTTCACGGAAGCAAACCTCAGCAGCTCCTACAACTCCGCCACAACAAGTAGACCGTCAACCTCTAATGGCGGGAAAGACCACAAACGCCGCGGCTCACTCGGGCTATTCGGCTGGATGAAGGGCGCCAGCGCTTCGCTCAAGAAATCGGACGCGGTATCTATCAACCCGCCATCATCTACTAAATCCGACTTCCCGATAACGCCAGCAACAACTTCCGCTGCAGCAAGCACTCGTGCCTCTTCCCGCATCGCCACACATGACAACGTCACATTTGCGCCAGGCCAGGAGCCCACCAAGCCCGCCGCTGCCGAACCGGTAGTGGAAGAGTTTGCAACTCGAACCAGGCACCCAACTCGCTCAGAGGAGCCAGCCGATGAGCATGGCCGACGTCCGCGATACATGGAGCGCCGGTCGAGACGGACTTGA